One window of Methanothermobacter thermautotrophicus genomic DNA carries:
- a CDS encoding MJ0307 family thioredoxin, with amino-acid sequence MVVNIEVFTSPTCPYCPMAIEVVDEAKKEFGDRIQVEKIDIMVDREKAIEYGLMAVPAIAINGVVRFVGAPSREELFEAIKDELE; translated from the coding sequence ATGGTTGTTAATATAGAGGTTTTCACATCCCCAACCTGCCCCTACTGTCCAATGGCAATCGAGGTCGTTGATGAGGCCAAGAAGGAATTCGGAGACCGTATCCAGGTTGAAAAGATCGACATAATGGTTGACCGGGAAAAGGCCATAGAGTATGGCCTGATGGCTGTACCGGCCATAGCCATCAACGGTGTTGTCAGATTCGTTGGGGCCCCAAGCAGGGAGGAGCTCTTTGAAGCAATAAAGGATGAACTGGAATAG
- the sppA gene encoding signal peptide peptidase SppA: protein MDRNSKIVVGLVAVLSIAGLVLSLAGLLEGGEGTIAIIPVHGAIAYDTAGFSDAANPDEIKELIDEANSDPSVKAIVLDINSPGGTPVASEELMEAINKSGKPVVSWISDSGTSGAYLAASASDRIVASPSAWVGSIGVILDLTDLSQMYRQMGINKYAIKAGEYKDMGADYRMITDEERQMLQSMVNEEYDYFIRTVAANRNLSVSYVKNLAEGRIFTGRQALRNRLVDYTGGKDYAVEVAAKLAGVKNYDTITLEPSGGLLKVLSSMFSRLGFASGNATEELQLH from the coding sequence ATGGATAGAAACAGCAAGATAGTCGTCGGTCTCGTCGCGGTTCTCTCGATCGCGGGATTGGTGCTTTCATTAGCCGGTCTGCTGGAGGGCGGCGAGGGTACGATAGCAATAATACCTGTCCACGGAGCCATAGCCTATGACACGGCTGGTTTCTCTGATGCTGCGAACCCCGATGAAATAAAGGAGCTCATCGATGAAGCCAACAGCGACCCCTCAGTCAAGGCCATAGTCCTCGATATAAACAGCCCGGGAGGGACACCTGTTGCAAGTGAGGAACTCATGGAAGCCATAAATAAATCAGGAAAACCTGTGGTGAGCTGGATAAGTGATTCAGGAACCTCAGGAGCGTACCTTGCAGCATCAGCATCTGACAGGATAGTTGCAAGTCCATCAGCATGGGTTGGAAGCATAGGCGTCATACTCGACCTCACGGATCTCTCCCAGATGTACAGGCAGATGGGGATAAACAAGTACGCCATAAAGGCGGGTGAGTACAAGGACATGGGGGCCGATTACCGCATGATAACAGATGAGGAGAGACAGATGCTGCAGTCGATGGTCAACGAGGAGTATGACTACTTCATAAGAACCGTGGCTGCCAACAGGAACCTCAGCGTCTCCTACGTTAAGAACCTGGCAGAGGGGAGGATATTCACAGGCAGACAGGCACTCCGTAACCGTCTGGTGGATTACACTGGCGGGAAGGACTATGCAGTTGAGGTGGCTGCAAAGCTTGCAGGTGTGAAGAACTATGACACCATAACCCTTGAGCCATCTGGTGGCCTTTTGAAGGTCCTATCCAGCATGTTCTCAAGGCTGGGTTTTGCATCAGGGAATGCGACGGAAGAACTGCAGCTCCATTGA
- a CDS encoding chorismate mutase: MDESRAREILRRSRQKIDGIDRDILDLISSRISLAREIAEAKGVLGMEILDPERELQIIERTRKIARENGIDESKLIELMKILMDLSKTEQKEMLRRQ; this comes from the coding sequence ATGGATGAATCCAGAGCACGGGAGATCCTCAGAAGATCCAGGCAGAAGATAGATGGGATAGACAGGGACATACTTGACCTGATATCCTCAAGGATATCCCTTGCACGTGAGATAGCAGAGGCCAAGGGGGTCCTTGGAATGGAGATCCTGGACCCTGAAAGGGAACTCCAGATTATAGAGAGGACCCGGAAAATCGCCAGGGAAAATGGTATCGATGAGAGTAAACTTATAGAGCTGATGAAGATTCTGATGGATCTCAGTAAAACTGAACAGAAAGAAATGTTAAGGAGGCAATGA
- the cbiD gene encoding cobalt-precorrin-5B (C(1))-methyltransferase CbiD — translation MKDERVFGITTGTAATAAALASLLCLKGCEARKVRVRTPSGILEVDVEYVERISDDTARACVIKRPYPDPDVTVNLEIISTVQITGTPEIMIRGGEGVGIVTKPGLQVPPGEPAINPVPRRMMEENLREHLRDDEGAVVTVSVPEGERIASRTMNPRLGITGGISILGTKGIARPMSSEAYRESLACQIGIATALGFRELVFVPGNIGERFAVEYFESIEEERIIQMANFPGYMLEEADKRGVERIILMGHAGKLIKLSAGIFQTKSSVADARREIMAAHAALKGASRDTVTRIFNHGTVEEMISELDGEGLTVRVFDGIADAIRDRCTERYSFDTDVLIFSLDGRVLNSNFKTGSNHRFD, via the coding sequence ATGAAGGATGAGAGGGTATTCGGGATTACAACTGGAACAGCTGCCACCGCAGCAGCCCTCGCCTCACTCCTGTGTCTGAAGGGCTGTGAAGCAAGGAAGGTCAGGGTCAGGACCCCCTCAGGGATCCTGGAGGTTGACGTTGAATACGTTGAGCGTATCTCAGATGACACCGCCAGGGCCTGTGTCATCAAGAGGCCCTACCCCGACCCCGATGTCACCGTGAACCTTGAGATCATTTCCACTGTCCAGATCACAGGGACCCCTGAAATCATGATAAGGGGTGGTGAGGGTGTTGGAATCGTCACGAAGCCTGGCCTCCAGGTCCCCCCCGGAGAACCGGCAATAAACCCTGTGCCCAGGAGGATGATGGAGGAGAACCTCAGGGAACACCTCAGGGATGATGAGGGTGCTGTGGTCACGGTATCCGTACCAGAGGGGGAGAGGATAGCATCCAGGACCATGAACCCCCGTCTAGGGATCACTGGGGGTATCTCCATCCTTGGGACAAAGGGTATAGCCAGACCCATGTCCAGTGAGGCGTACCGTGAATCCCTTGCCTGCCAGATAGGCATAGCCACCGCCCTGGGTTTCAGGGAACTGGTATTTGTACCGGGTAACATAGGTGAGAGATTCGCCGTGGAGTACTTTGAATCCATCGAGGAGGAGAGGATAATCCAGATGGCCAACTTCCCGGGCTACATGCTGGAGGAGGCCGACAAGAGGGGGGTTGAGAGGATAATACTCATGGGACACGCGGGTAAACTGATCAAGCTGTCCGCAGGAATATTCCAGACCAAAAGTTCAGTTGCAGATGCCCGCCGCGAGATAATGGCTGCCCACGCAGCCCTTAAGGGTGCTTCCAGAGATACGGTGACAAGGATATTCAACCATGGAACAGTTGAGGAGATGATATCTGAACTCGATGGTGAGGGGTTGACTGTGAGGGTCTTCGATGGCATAGCAGATGCCATAAGGGACAGGTGCACTGAGAGGTACTCCTTTGATACCGATGTCCTGATTTTCAGTCTGGATGGCCGGGTACTAAACTCAAACTTCAAAACTGGAAGTAACCACCGATTCGACTGA
- a CDS encoding 30S ribosomal protein S17e produces the protein MGNIRTSFVKRIAKELIETHPGKFTDDFDKNKKLVEEFSTVSTKHLRNKIAGYITRIISQQK, from the coding sequence ATGGGAAACATAAGGACATCCTTTGTAAAAAGAATAGCTAAAGAACTGATAGAAACTCATCCAGGAAAATTTACAGACGACTTTGACAAGAACAAGAAACTTGTGGAGGAGTTCTCAACAGTAAGCACCAAACACCTCAGAAACAAGATAGCAGGTTACATCACAAGGATCATCAGCCAGCAGAAATAA
- a CDS encoding shikimate kinase, with the protein MKKTVRSPGSATVINAIATGRGSAFGIGLRVVAEAELIDSGVECISREGADTALMELCTGMVIEYYGVDAGVRVVTSSNLPVASGLSSSSAASNATVMAVSSLLSEEFCLEPMEDSVMLNMAVDASLKAGVSVTGAYDDASASFYGGLTVTDNMERRIILRERMENQKVLIYMPDRRSLTAQSDVPRMKLLAPWVDMAFREVLDGRVHSALTLNGILYCASLGFDPGIALDALEAGALAAGLSGTGPSFVALASDDSAADIIDAWENLEGEVIVTSVDNEGTRVLE; encoded by the coding sequence GTGAAGAAGACTGTAAGGTCCCCTGGATCCGCAACCGTGATTAATGCGATTGCAACTGGGAGGGGCTCAGCATTTGGCATAGGACTCAGGGTGGTGGCAGAGGCAGAGCTGATTGACTCGGGGGTAGAGTGCATCTCCCGGGAGGGAGCTGACACGGCCCTAATGGAGCTCTGCACAGGGATGGTGATTGAATATTACGGGGTGGATGCAGGTGTCAGGGTCGTAACATCCTCGAACCTCCCAGTTGCCAGCGGACTTTCAAGCAGCAGCGCGGCCTCCAATGCCACTGTGATGGCAGTCTCCTCCCTCTTATCAGAGGAATTCTGTCTTGAACCCATGGAGGACTCTGTGATGCTCAACATGGCAGTTGACGCATCCCTGAAGGCGGGTGTTAGTGTTACCGGGGCCTATGATGATGCAAGCGCATCATTCTACGGCGGCCTAACCGTGACAGATAACATGGAGAGGCGCATAATCCTAAGGGAGCGCATGGAAAATCAAAAGGTATTAATATATATGCCGGACAGAAGATCACTGACTGCACAATCAGATGTCCCGAGGATGAAACTGCTGGCTCCCTGGGTTGATATGGCCTTCAGGGAGGTCCTTGATGGAAGGGTACACAGTGCCCTGACACTCAACGGGATACTCTACTGTGCATCCCTGGGATTCGATCCGGGAATAGCCCTTGACGCCCTTGAGGCGGGTGCCCTGGCAGCGGGTCTCTCAGGAACCGGGCCATCTTTCGTTGCCCTGGCCAGTGATGACTCTGCAGCTGACATCATTGATGCCTGGGAGAACCTTGAGGGCGAGGTTATTGTAACCTCAGTGGACAACGAGGGTACACGTGTCCTCGAATAA